One window of Larus michahellis chromosome 19, bLarMic1.1, whole genome shotgun sequence genomic DNA carries:
- the LDLRAP1 gene encoding low density lipoprotein receptor adapter protein 1 isoform X1, translated as MDALKSAGRALLRSPSVHKPSWAGGRHKKLPENWTDTRETLLEGMLFSLKYMGMTLVEQPKGEELSAAAVKRIVATAKASGKKLQKVTLKVSPRGIVLNDSGTNELIENVSIYRISYCTADKIHDKVFAYIAQNQLNENLECHAFLCTKRKMAQAVTLTVAQAFKIAFELWQAAKEEKEKRERSMLEGEGPSSPSSEAAAHPDAPAATGNLLDLEDPAKSPLTSSANSPRLDNSMFGPSSSVNNNVVWEMDDGLDEAFSRPAGTGESSLPAPRVPAAAWLHRGDSVWNLHLEFVHPGAFRVRGWSFTWLSSLPSPNYELSCMCTPSAPAMLNKTSLFQTGSVEDKPPRPRHGTDGAGHPERGNALACGLEQNRSHHRRER; from the exons ATGGACGCGCTGAAGTCGGCGGGTCGAGCCCTCCTGCGGAGCCCCAGCGTCCACAAACCCTCCTGGGCCGGCGGCCGACACAAGA AGCTCCCGGAGAACTGGACGGACACCCGTGAGACGCTGCTGGAGGGGATGCTCTTCAGCCTCAAGTACATGGGCATGACGCTGGTGGAGCAGCCCAAGGGAGAGGAGCTTTCCGCGGCCGCCGTCAAAAGGATTGTTGCCACC gcaaaagcaagtggaaagaaactgcagaaagtGACTCTGAAAGTCTCGCCCAGAGGGATCGTGTTAAACGACAGTGGAACAAATGAGCTGATAGAGAACGTCTCCATATACAG GATATCCTACTGCACGGCAGACAAGATCCACGATAAAGTGTTTGCCTACATTGCCCAGAACCAGCTCAATGAGAACCTGGAGTGCCATGCCTTCCTCTGTACCAAACGGAAAATG GCACAAGCAGTCACCCTCACCGTGGCCCAGGCCTTCAAAATCGCGTTTGAGCTCTGGCAAGCAGCTAAGGAAG AGAAGGAGAAGCGGGAACGGTCCATGTTGGAAGGAGAAGGGCcaagcagccccagctcagaaGCCGCTGCCCACCCCGACGCAC CAGCAGCCACGGGGAACTTGCTGGATTTAGAAGATCCTGCCAAATCGCCCCTGACCAGCAGCGCGAACTCCCCGCGCTTAGATAACAGCATGTTTGGGCCCAGCTCCTCTGTAAATAACAACGTGGTGTGG GAAATGGATGATGGTCTCGACGAGGCATTTTCAAG ACCAGCAGGGACTGGGGagagcagcctccctgctccgCGGGTCCCTGCCGCAGCGTGGCTGCATCGGGGCGACTCTGTTTGGAATTTGCATTTGGAATTCGTGCACCCGGGCGCATTCCGAGTTCGTGGCTGGAGCTTCACGTGGCTTAGTTCCCTTCCCAGTCCAAATTACGAGCTTTCCTGTATGTGCACACCGAGCGCTCCAGCAATGTTaaacaaaaccagtttgtttCAG ACTGGCTCAGTCGAGGACAAACCCCCACGTCCTCGACACGGGACTGACGGCGCAGGACATCCAGAGCGCGGAAACGCTCTCGCCTGTGGACTGGAACAAAATAGATCCCACCACAGGCGAGAAAGATGA
- the LDLRAP1 gene encoding low density lipoprotein receptor adapter protein 1 isoform X4 encodes MDALKSAGRALLRSPSVHKPSWAGGRHKKLPENWTDTRETLLEGMLFSLKYMGMTLVEQPKGEELSAAAVKRIVATAKASGKKLQKVTLKVSPRGIVLNDSGTNELIENVSIYRISYCTADKIHDKVFAYIAQNQLNENLECHAFLCTKRKMAQAVTLTVAQAFKIAFELWQAAKEEKEKRERSMLEGEGPSSPSSEAAAHPDAPAATGNLLDLEDPAKSPLTSSANSPRLDNSMFGPSSSVNNNVVWEMDDGLDEAFSRLAQSRTNPHVLDTGLTAQDIQSAETLSPVDWNKIDPTTGEKDDLFMF; translated from the exons ATGGACGCGCTGAAGTCGGCGGGTCGAGCCCTCCTGCGGAGCCCCAGCGTCCACAAACCCTCCTGGGCCGGCGGCCGACACAAGA AGCTCCCGGAGAACTGGACGGACACCCGTGAGACGCTGCTGGAGGGGATGCTCTTCAGCCTCAAGTACATGGGCATGACGCTGGTGGAGCAGCCCAAGGGAGAGGAGCTTTCCGCGGCCGCCGTCAAAAGGATTGTTGCCACC gcaaaagcaagtggaaagaaactgcagaaagtGACTCTGAAAGTCTCGCCCAGAGGGATCGTGTTAAACGACAGTGGAACAAATGAGCTGATAGAGAACGTCTCCATATACAG GATATCCTACTGCACGGCAGACAAGATCCACGATAAAGTGTTTGCCTACATTGCCCAGAACCAGCTCAATGAGAACCTGGAGTGCCATGCCTTCCTCTGTACCAAACGGAAAATG GCACAAGCAGTCACCCTCACCGTGGCCCAGGCCTTCAAAATCGCGTTTGAGCTCTGGCAAGCAGCTAAGGAAG AGAAGGAGAAGCGGGAACGGTCCATGTTGGAAGGAGAAGGGCcaagcagccccagctcagaaGCCGCTGCCCACCCCGACGCAC CAGCAGCCACGGGGAACTTGCTGGATTTAGAAGATCCTGCCAAATCGCCCCTGACCAGCAGCGCGAACTCCCCGCGCTTAGATAACAGCATGTTTGGGCCCAGCTCCTCTGTAAATAACAACGTGGTGTGG GAAATGGATGATGGTCTCGACGAGGCATTTTCAAG ACTGGCTCAGTCGAGGACAAACCCCCACGTCCTCGACACGGGACTGACGGCGCAGGACATCCAGAGCGCGGAAACGCTCTCGCCTGTGGACTGGAACAAAATAGATCCCACCACAGGCGAGAAAGATGATCTCTTCATGTTTTGA
- the LDLRAP1 gene encoding low density lipoprotein receptor adapter protein 1 isoform X5 produces the protein MDALKSAGRALLRSPSVHKPSWAGGRHKKLPENWTDTRETLLEGMLFSLKYMGMTLVEQPKGEELSAAAVKRIVATAKASGKKLQKVTLKVSPRGIVLNDSGTNELIENVSIYRISYCTADKIHDKVFAYIAQNQLNENLECHAFLCTKRKMAQAVTLTVAQAFKIAFELWQAAKEEKEKRERSMLEGEGPSSPSSEAAAHPDAPATGNLLDLEDPAKSPLTSSANSPRLDNSMFGPSSSVNNNVVWEMDDGLDEAFSRLAQSRTNPHVLDTGLTAQDIQSAETLSPVDWNKIDPTTGEKDDLFMF, from the exons ATGGACGCGCTGAAGTCGGCGGGTCGAGCCCTCCTGCGGAGCCCCAGCGTCCACAAACCCTCCTGGGCCGGCGGCCGACACAAGA AGCTCCCGGAGAACTGGACGGACACCCGTGAGACGCTGCTGGAGGGGATGCTCTTCAGCCTCAAGTACATGGGCATGACGCTGGTGGAGCAGCCCAAGGGAGAGGAGCTTTCCGCGGCCGCCGTCAAAAGGATTGTTGCCACC gcaaaagcaagtggaaagaaactgcagaaagtGACTCTGAAAGTCTCGCCCAGAGGGATCGTGTTAAACGACAGTGGAACAAATGAGCTGATAGAGAACGTCTCCATATACAG GATATCCTACTGCACGGCAGACAAGATCCACGATAAAGTGTTTGCCTACATTGCCCAGAACCAGCTCAATGAGAACCTGGAGTGCCATGCCTTCCTCTGTACCAAACGGAAAATG GCACAAGCAGTCACCCTCACCGTGGCCCAGGCCTTCAAAATCGCGTTTGAGCTCTGGCAAGCAGCTAAGGAAG AGAAGGAGAAGCGGGAACGGTCCATGTTGGAAGGAGAAGGGCcaagcagccccagctcagaaGCCGCTGCCCACCCCGACGCAC CAGCCACGGGGAACTTGCTGGATTTAGAAGATCCTGCCAAATCGCCCCTGACCAGCAGCGCGAACTCCCCGCGCTTAGATAACAGCATGTTTGGGCCCAGCTCCTCTGTAAATAACAACGTGGTGTGG GAAATGGATGATGGTCTCGACGAGGCATTTTCAAG ACTGGCTCAGTCGAGGACAAACCCCCACGTCCTCGACACGGGACTGACGGCGCAGGACATCCAGAGCGCGGAAACGCTCTCGCCTGTGGACTGGAACAAAATAGATCCCACCACAGGCGAGAAAGATGATCTCTTCATGTTTTGA
- the LDLRAP1 gene encoding low density lipoprotein receptor adapter protein 1 isoform X2, with protein sequence MDALKSAGRALLRSPSVHKPSWAGGRHKKLPENWTDTRETLLEGMLFSLKYMGMTLVEQPKGEELSAAAVKRIVATAKASGKKLQKVTLKVSPRGIVLNDSGTNELIENVSIYRISYCTADKIHDKVFAYIAQNQLNENLECHAFLCTKRKMAQAVTLTVAQAFKIAFELWQAAKEEKEKRERSMLEGEGPSSPSSEAAAHPDAPATGNLLDLEDPAKSPLTSSANSPRLDNSMFGPSSSVNNNVVWEMDDGLDEAFSRPAGTGESSLPAPRVPAAAWLHRGDSVWNLHLEFVHPGAFRVRGWSFTWLSSLPSPNYELSCMCTPSAPAMLNKTSLFQTGSVEDKPPRPRHGTDGAGHPERGNALACGLEQNRSHHRRER encoded by the exons ATGGACGCGCTGAAGTCGGCGGGTCGAGCCCTCCTGCGGAGCCCCAGCGTCCACAAACCCTCCTGGGCCGGCGGCCGACACAAGA AGCTCCCGGAGAACTGGACGGACACCCGTGAGACGCTGCTGGAGGGGATGCTCTTCAGCCTCAAGTACATGGGCATGACGCTGGTGGAGCAGCCCAAGGGAGAGGAGCTTTCCGCGGCCGCCGTCAAAAGGATTGTTGCCACC gcaaaagcaagtggaaagaaactgcagaaagtGACTCTGAAAGTCTCGCCCAGAGGGATCGTGTTAAACGACAGTGGAACAAATGAGCTGATAGAGAACGTCTCCATATACAG GATATCCTACTGCACGGCAGACAAGATCCACGATAAAGTGTTTGCCTACATTGCCCAGAACCAGCTCAATGAGAACCTGGAGTGCCATGCCTTCCTCTGTACCAAACGGAAAATG GCACAAGCAGTCACCCTCACCGTGGCCCAGGCCTTCAAAATCGCGTTTGAGCTCTGGCAAGCAGCTAAGGAAG AGAAGGAGAAGCGGGAACGGTCCATGTTGGAAGGAGAAGGGCcaagcagccccagctcagaaGCCGCTGCCCACCCCGACGCAC CAGCCACGGGGAACTTGCTGGATTTAGAAGATCCTGCCAAATCGCCCCTGACCAGCAGCGCGAACTCCCCGCGCTTAGATAACAGCATGTTTGGGCCCAGCTCCTCTGTAAATAACAACGTGGTGTGG GAAATGGATGATGGTCTCGACGAGGCATTTTCAAG ACCAGCAGGGACTGGGGagagcagcctccctgctccgCGGGTCCCTGCCGCAGCGTGGCTGCATCGGGGCGACTCTGTTTGGAATTTGCATTTGGAATTCGTGCACCCGGGCGCATTCCGAGTTCGTGGCTGGAGCTTCACGTGGCTTAGTTCCCTTCCCAGTCCAAATTACGAGCTTTCCTGTATGTGCACACCGAGCGCTCCAGCAATGTTaaacaaaaccagtttgtttCAG ACTGGCTCAGTCGAGGACAAACCCCCACGTCCTCGACACGGGACTGACGGCGCAGGACATCCAGAGCGCGGAAACGCTCTCGCCTGTGGACTGGAACAAAATAGATCCCACCACAGGCGAGAAAGATGA
- the LDLRAP1 gene encoding low density lipoprotein receptor adapter protein 1 isoform X3, which yields MLFSLKYMGMTLVEQPKGEELSAAAVKRIVATAKASGKKLQKVTLKVSPRGIVLNDSGTNELIENVSIYRISYCTADKIHDKVFAYIAQNQLNENLECHAFLCTKRKMAQAVTLTVAQAFKIAFELWQAAKEEKEKRERSMLEGEGPSSPSSEAAAHPDAPAATGNLLDLEDPAKSPLTSSANSPRLDNSMFGPSSSVNNNVVWEMDDGLDEAFSRPAGTGESSLPAPRVPAAAWLHRGDSVWNLHLEFVHPGAFRVRGWSFTWLSSLPSPNYELSCMCTPSAPAMLNKTSLFQTGSVEDKPPRPRHGTDGAGHPERGNALACGLEQNRSHHRRER from the exons ATGCTCTTCAGCCTCAAGTACATGGGCATGACGCTGGTGGAGCAGCCCAAGGGAGAGGAGCTTTCCGCGGCCGCCGTCAAAAGGATTGTTGCCACC gcaaaagcaagtggaaagaaactgcagaaagtGACTCTGAAAGTCTCGCCCAGAGGGATCGTGTTAAACGACAGTGGAACAAATGAGCTGATAGAGAACGTCTCCATATACAG GATATCCTACTGCACGGCAGACAAGATCCACGATAAAGTGTTTGCCTACATTGCCCAGAACCAGCTCAATGAGAACCTGGAGTGCCATGCCTTCCTCTGTACCAAACGGAAAATG GCACAAGCAGTCACCCTCACCGTGGCCCAGGCCTTCAAAATCGCGTTTGAGCTCTGGCAAGCAGCTAAGGAAG AGAAGGAGAAGCGGGAACGGTCCATGTTGGAAGGAGAAGGGCcaagcagccccagctcagaaGCCGCTGCCCACCCCGACGCAC CAGCAGCCACGGGGAACTTGCTGGATTTAGAAGATCCTGCCAAATCGCCCCTGACCAGCAGCGCGAACTCCCCGCGCTTAGATAACAGCATGTTTGGGCCCAGCTCCTCTGTAAATAACAACGTGGTGTGG GAAATGGATGATGGTCTCGACGAGGCATTTTCAAG ACCAGCAGGGACTGGGGagagcagcctccctgctccgCGGGTCCCTGCCGCAGCGTGGCTGCATCGGGGCGACTCTGTTTGGAATTTGCATTTGGAATTCGTGCACCCGGGCGCATTCCGAGTTCGTGGCTGGAGCTTCACGTGGCTTAGTTCCCTTCCCAGTCCAAATTACGAGCTTTCCTGTATGTGCACACCGAGCGCTCCAGCAATGTTaaacaaaaccagtttgtttCAG ACTGGCTCAGTCGAGGACAAACCCCCACGTCCTCGACACGGGACTGACGGCGCAGGACATCCAGAGCGCGGAAACGCTCTCGCCTGTGGACTGGAACAAAATAGATCCCACCACAGGCGAGAAAGATGA